One Streptomyces lincolnensis genomic region harbors:
- a CDS encoding aldo/keto reductase has product MERRTIGAAALAVGAVGLGCMPMSWAYTGSRQRGEESLRAVHRALDLGSTLLDTADMYGPFTNELLIGRALKERRQDAFVSTKVGLLVGEQHIVANGRPGYVKRACDASLRRLQTDVIDLYQLHRADPEVPVEETWGAMAELVQAGKVRALGYCAMGARGGRRSGAGLYDATIRQLRRVQQVFPVSAVQAELSVWSPEAGETLLPWCAERGIGFLAAMPLGNGFLTGTLTPGQGFEPDDVRARHPRFTAEMMAANQPIVVGLRRVARRHGEHVTPAQVALAWILAQGPHVIPVPGTKHEHWVTENTRSTTLRLTTRDLSELTELPGAQGSWE; this is encoded by the coding sequence GTGGAGCGCAGGACGATCGGCGCGGCGGCGCTCGCGGTGGGGGCCGTCGGACTCGGATGCATGCCGATGAGCTGGGCGTACACCGGTTCGCGGCAGCGCGGCGAGGAGTCGCTCAGGGCGGTGCACCGGGCGCTTGACCTCGGCTCGACGCTCCTGGACACGGCCGACATGTACGGCCCGTTCACCAACGAGCTGCTGATCGGGCGGGCGTTGAAGGAACGCCGCCAGGACGCCTTCGTGTCGACCAAGGTCGGTCTGCTGGTGGGCGAGCAGCACATCGTGGCCAACGGCCGTCCCGGGTACGTGAAACGGGCGTGCGACGCCTCGCTCCGGCGCCTCCAGACGGACGTGATCGACCTCTACCAGCTGCACCGGGCGGACCCCGAGGTGCCCGTCGAGGAGACCTGGGGCGCGATGGCGGAGCTCGTACAGGCCGGAAAGGTACGGGCGTTGGGGTACTGCGCGATGGGTGCCCGGGGCGGTCGTCGGTCCGGTGCCGGGCTGTACGACGCGACGATCCGGCAGTTGCGGCGGGTGCAGCAGGTCTTCCCGGTGAGCGCGGTGCAGGCGGAGCTGTCGGTGTGGTCGCCGGAGGCCGGGGAGACGCTGCTGCCCTGGTGCGCGGAGCGGGGCATAGGCTTTCTGGCCGCGATGCCCCTGGGCAACGGCTTCCTGACCGGAACCCTCACCCCGGGCCAGGGCTTCGAACCGGACGACGTGCGGGCCCGCCACCCCCGCTTCACCGCGGAGATGATGGCCGCGAACCAGCCGATCGTCGTCGGCCTGCGCCGCGTGGCCCGACGACACGGCGAGCACGTCACCCCGGCCCAGGTGGCCCTGGCCTGGATCCTGGCCCAGGGACCCCACGTGATCCCGGTCCCCGGCACCAAGCACGAACACTGGGTGACGGAGAACACCCGCTCAACCACCCTGCGACTGACCACCCGCGACCTGTCGGAGCTGACGGAGCTGCCTGGGGCGCAGGGGTCGTGGGAGTAA
- a CDS encoding GNAT family N-acetyltransferase, which translates to MYAISLGDDRAELRPLEPWHAEEFLAHLDRGREFIGQFIPFGSQATDPTSARDTLRRYAEMRAADTASYHGIWLDGQLVGGVLTLNFDAEQGNCEVGCWLEPAATGRGLITRAMRVLIDWAVEQRGIHRVEWIAAAGNTASLNVARRLGMTPEGVRRAAHPYRGVRHDLEVWSILAPEWREARERAPHSDH; encoded by the coding sequence ATGTACGCGATATCCCTGGGTGACGACAGAGCCGAACTGCGCCCCCTGGAGCCCTGGCACGCCGAGGAGTTCCTCGCGCATCTGGACCGGGGGCGCGAGTTCATCGGACAGTTCATCCCCTTCGGCTCGCAGGCCACCGACCCCACCTCCGCGCGCGACACCCTCCGGCGGTACGCCGAGATGCGCGCCGCCGACACCGCCTCCTACCACGGCATCTGGCTGGACGGACAGCTCGTCGGCGGGGTGCTCACGCTGAACTTCGACGCGGAGCAGGGCAACTGCGAGGTCGGCTGCTGGCTGGAGCCCGCCGCGACCGGACGCGGGCTGATCACCCGGGCGATGCGGGTGCTGATCGACTGGGCCGTCGAGCAACGCGGCATCCACCGCGTCGAGTGGATCGCCGCCGCGGGCAACACGGCCAGCCTGAACGTGGCCCGGCGCCTCGGCATGACCCCGGAGGGTGTACGACGGGCCGCCCACCCCTATCGTGGGGTGCGCCACGACCTCGAGGTGTGGTCGATTCTCGCGCCCGAGTGGCGTGAGGCACGCGAGCGTGCCCCCCACAGCGATCATTAA
- a CDS encoding MMPL family transporter has translation MAALARWCVRRRLVVVLLWLLALGGVSAAAAVTGSAYSNDYEVPGTESGRATQLLHEGFPDLGGDSDTVVWHTTSGSVRAADVEQTMTRTLDRIADLPGVSSVSGPYDGQGAGRVSADGHTAYATVTFDTPAEDIDQSEARAVVRAAEDAETDGLQVALGGSAVALTESSGGHLAEVVGVAVAAVVLFLAFGSLAASLLPIATALVSVGTAYAGIVLLGHAMTVADFAPMLGLLIGLGVGIDYALFIVTRHRRGLKRGLSVTEAATNAVATTGRAVVFAGATVCIALLGMLILRLGFLNGVAIAASLTVVLTVAASVTLLPALLSLIGMRALSRRERRHLVEHGPQPELPTGFAARWSAFVERHPKLLGALALVVITVLALPTLGLRLGTSDQGNNPESSTTRQAYDLLADGFGPGVNGPLTLVTKVDGAEDKLLLDNLDATIRTTEGIASSTPVVYNTGGNTAYFTIVPESSPQSRATSELVDRLRTEVLPRAETGTSLDIQVGGVTAGYDDFAEVIVGKLPVFVGVVIGLGCLLLLLAFRSVGIPLKAAAMNVAAVAASFGVVVAIFQWGWGSELLGLGRAGPIEPFLPVIMVSVLFGLSMDYQVFLVSRMYEEWLETGDNRRAVRVGLAETSRVINSAAVIMISVFLAFVLSGDRVIAMFGIALAAAVALDAFVLRTLLVPALMHLLGGANWWLPRWLDRRMPRISIEPPECRTAHERLTDVMGQLEKEREQDVRDIPG, from the coding sequence GTGGCAGCCCTCGCGCGCTGGTGTGTCCGACGACGCCTCGTCGTCGTCCTTCTGTGGCTCCTCGCCCTCGGCGGAGTGAGCGCGGCCGCCGCCGTGACCGGCTCCGCCTACTCGAACGACTACGAGGTCCCCGGCACCGAGTCCGGCCGCGCCACCCAGCTGCTGCACGAAGGCTTCCCCGACCTCGGCGGCGACAGCGACACCGTCGTCTGGCACACCACCTCCGGCAGCGTCCGGGCCGCCGACGTCGAACAGACCATGACCCGCACCCTGGACCGCATCGCCGACCTGCCGGGAGTCTCCTCCGTCTCCGGTCCCTACGACGGGCAGGGCGCCGGCCGGGTCAGCGCGGACGGGCACACGGCCTACGCCACGGTGACCTTCGACACCCCGGCCGAGGACATCGACCAGTCCGAGGCGCGGGCGGTCGTGCGGGCCGCCGAGGACGCCGAGACCGACGGACTCCAGGTGGCACTCGGCGGCAGTGCCGTCGCGCTCACCGAGTCCTCCGGCGGGCACCTCGCCGAGGTGGTCGGGGTGGCCGTCGCCGCGGTCGTGCTGTTCCTCGCCTTCGGCTCGCTCGCCGCCTCGCTGCTGCCCATCGCCACCGCGCTGGTGAGCGTCGGCACCGCCTACGCCGGGATCGTGCTGCTCGGGCACGCCATGACCGTCGCCGACTTCGCGCCCATGCTCGGCCTGCTGATCGGGCTCGGCGTCGGCATCGACTACGCGCTGTTCATCGTCACCAGACACCGACGCGGCCTCAAACGCGGGCTGTCCGTCACCGAGGCGGCCACCAACGCCGTCGCCACCACCGGACGGGCCGTCGTCTTCGCGGGTGCCACGGTTTGCATCGCCCTGCTCGGCATGCTGATCCTCCGGCTCGGCTTCCTCAACGGCGTCGCGATAGCCGCCTCGCTGACCGTCGTCCTCACCGTCGCGGCCTCCGTCACCCTGCTGCCCGCCCTGCTGTCCCTCATCGGCATGCGCGCCCTGAGCCGACGCGAGCGCCGCCACCTCGTCGAGCACGGACCCCAGCCCGAACTGCCCACCGGGTTCGCCGCCCGCTGGTCGGCCTTCGTCGAACGCCACCCCAAGCTGCTCGGCGCCCTCGCCCTGGTCGTCATCACCGTCCTCGCCCTGCCCACCCTGGGCCTGCGCCTGGGCACCTCCGACCAGGGCAACAACCCCGAGTCCTCGACCACACGCCAGGCCTACGACCTCCTCGCCGACGGCTTCGGACCCGGCGTCAACGGCCCGCTCACCCTCGTCACCAAGGTCGACGGCGCCGAGGACAAGCTCCTGCTCGACAACCTCGACGCGACCATCCGGACCACCGAGGGCATCGCGTCCTCGACCCCGGTGGTCTACAACACCGGCGGGAACACCGCGTACTTCACGATCGTCCCCGAGTCCTCCCCGCAGTCCCGGGCGACCAGCGAACTCGTCGACCGGCTGCGCACCGAGGTCCTGCCCCGCGCCGAGACCGGCACCTCCCTGGACATCCAGGTGGGCGGGGTGACCGCCGGATACGACGACTTCGCCGAGGTCATCGTCGGCAAGCTGCCCGTGTTCGTCGGGGTCGTCATCGGCCTCGGCTGTCTGCTGCTCCTGCTCGCCTTCCGGTCCGTCGGGATCCCGCTGAAGGCCGCCGCGATGAACGTCGCCGCGGTGGCCGCCTCCTTCGGTGTCGTCGTCGCGATCTTCCAGTGGGGCTGGGGCAGCGAACTCCTCGGCCTCGGCCGCGCCGGCCCGATCGAACCCTTCCTCCCCGTGATCATGGTCTCCGTGCTCTTCGGGCTCTCCATGGACTACCAGGTCTTCCTGGTCAGCCGGATGTACGAGGAGTGGCTGGAGACCGGCGACAACCGGCGGGCCGTCCGCGTCGGCCTCGCCGAGACCAGCCGGGTGATCAACTCCGCCGCCGTCATCATGATCTCCGTCTTCCTCGCCTTCGTCCTCAGCGGCGACCGCGTGATCGCCATGTTCGGCATCGCCCTCGCCGCCGCCGTCGCCCTCGACGCCTTCGTCCTGCGCACCCTGCTGGTCCCCGCCCTCATGCACCTGCTCGGTGGCGCCAACTGGTGGCTGCCGCGCTGGCTGGACCGCCGGATGCCCCGCATCAGCATCGAACCGCCCGAGTGCCGCACCGCCCATGAGAGGCTCACCGACGTCATGGGGCAGCTGGAGAAGGAGCGGGAACAGGATGTACGCGATATCCCTGGGTGA
- a CDS encoding DUF6191 domain-containing protein, giving the protein MFNAFEELFSPGRKHTTDEQNRLELTREDVGDGDPGRGPIDLTSGVVVVRPPKAEDEDEGEGEDEDFEEASLKE; this is encoded by the coding sequence GTGTTCAACGCCTTCGAGGAACTGTTCTCTCCGGGACGCAAGCACACCACCGACGAGCAGAACCGTCTGGAGCTCACACGCGAGGACGTGGGGGACGGCGACCCCGGACGCGGACCGATAGATCTCACGTCCGGAGTGGTCGTCGTACGCCCGCCGAAGGCGGAGGACGAGGACGAGGGCGAGGGCGAAGACGAGGACTTCGAGGAGGCCTCCCTCAAGGAGTGA
- a CDS encoding helix-turn-helix transcriptional regulator: MLGLVETRSVSPVFVGRADELDTLHDALARAAAGEPQAVLLGGEAGVGKTRLVEEFATAACRTGAVVALGGCVEIGADGLPFAPFSTALRALRRELPDDLAAAAAGQEEELARLLPELGDTATARGPRQHDEEGMARLFELTARLLERVAADRTVVVALEDLHWADASTRHLLAYLFRTLRTGRLVVLATYRADDIHRRHPLRPLLAELDRLRTVRRIELRRFNRAEVGIQMAGILAAEPDQDQVDDIFERSDGNAFFVEELAVAVTEGCCTGLTDSLRDLLLVRVEGLPESAQRVARIVAEGGSTVEYRLLAAVARLAEDDLIEALRAAVNANILIAAPGGDGYRFRHSLVREAVSDDLLPGERSRLNRRYAEALEADPTLVPADERVTRLASYWYHAHDVAKALPAVLDASATARRRHAYSEQLRLLERAMELWDTAPQEIRDRLRPVDYTEVYPPCGCDPGTTPLRYLDLMAEAAVAGRLCGERERALKITKRALRLLEDDGDPLRAAWFWVQRSRLVQAQSRGDGWQELATAQDLVRGLPPSEVHAEVLSTVAGWAMLHEPGPDAFSAAERAVEYARMVGAREMELNARLTVGCLMVDAGDTEAGLSELYEVKDRAVAEGMRYVASRAHVNLPSELEAVGRSREAIPLLQEGLAYARKYGLLDSEAYMWGNLSDSLYSLGRWPEAAEAAESALRVGHSAKPQGSGALRLAHLALGRGDVTTAAAQLATARTYYGTHDPMPQQALPLARIVIGVAAAEGRLLDARAELDRVLDAGFQPGTQRYGWSMLLAAAVAEADARELPAVPAVEAGRADVLDRILATVKKLTTGAPVWLAFEQWVRAEVRHAEGQDDPEPWSEVVTAFETLDRPYDLARVRYRLAQALLTGGGEPERARATELLRLVHAVAEHLGARPLAESATRLAQRARLSLNGTRSLPGARGRARAGNGAAEDPARSLGLTGREQDVLRLVSAGRTNRQIAEELFISPKTASVHVSNILAKLGVSGRGEAAAVAHRLGLFPAESLTARTAT, translated from the coding sequence ATGCTCGGGCTCGTGGAGACCCGGTCCGTCAGTCCCGTGTTCGTCGGTCGCGCCGACGAGTTGGACACCTTGCACGACGCGCTCGCCCGTGCCGCCGCGGGCGAGCCGCAGGCAGTGCTGCTCGGCGGCGAGGCAGGCGTCGGCAAGACCCGCCTCGTCGAGGAGTTCGCCACCGCCGCGTGCCGCACGGGCGCCGTCGTCGCGCTCGGCGGCTGCGTCGAGATCGGCGCCGACGGGCTGCCGTTCGCCCCTTTCTCCACCGCGCTGCGCGCCCTGCGCCGCGAACTGCCGGACGACCTGGCCGCCGCCGCGGCCGGCCAGGAGGAGGAACTCGCCCGGCTGCTGCCCGAACTCGGCGACACGGCGACCGCCCGAGGCCCGCGACAACACGACGAGGAGGGCATGGCCCGCCTCTTCGAACTCACCGCACGCCTCCTGGAGCGCGTCGCCGCCGACCGCACGGTCGTCGTCGCCCTGGAGGATTTGCACTGGGCCGACGCCTCCACCCGCCATCTCCTCGCCTACCTCTTCCGCACGCTGCGCACCGGCCGCCTGGTCGTCCTCGCCACCTACCGCGCCGACGACATCCACCGCCGCCATCCACTGCGCCCGCTGCTCGCCGAACTCGACCGGCTGCGCACGGTCCGCCGGATCGAACTCCGCCGCTTCAACCGCGCCGAGGTGGGCATCCAGATGGCCGGCATCCTCGCCGCCGAGCCCGACCAGGACCAGGTCGACGACATCTTCGAACGCTCCGACGGCAACGCCTTCTTCGTCGAGGAACTCGCCGTCGCCGTCACCGAGGGCTGCTGCACGGGCCTCACCGACTCCCTGCGCGACCTGCTCCTGGTCCGTGTCGAAGGGCTGCCCGAGAGCGCCCAGCGGGTCGCCCGGATCGTCGCCGAGGGCGGCTCCACCGTCGAGTACCGGCTGCTCGCCGCCGTCGCCCGGCTCGCCGAGGACGACCTCATCGAGGCACTGCGGGCCGCGGTGAACGCCAACATCCTGATCGCCGCGCCCGGCGGCGACGGCTACCGCTTCCGCCACTCCCTGGTCCGCGAGGCCGTCAGCGACGACCTGCTGCCCGGCGAACGCTCCCGCCTCAACCGCCGCTACGCCGAAGCCCTGGAGGCCGACCCCACGCTCGTCCCCGCCGACGAACGCGTGACGCGCCTGGCCAGCTACTGGTACCACGCCCACGACGTCGCCAAGGCGCTGCCCGCCGTCCTCGACGCCTCCGCCACCGCCCGCCGCCGGCACGCCTACTCCGAACAACTGCGGCTCCTGGAACGCGCGATGGAGCTGTGGGACACCGCCCCTCAGGAGATACGGGACCGGCTGCGCCCCGTCGACTACACCGAGGTCTACCCGCCCTGCGGCTGCGACCCGGGGACCACCCCGCTGCGCTACCTCGACCTGATGGCCGAGGCCGCCGTCGCCGGACGGCTGTGCGGGGAGCGCGAACGCGCCCTGAAGATCACCAAGCGGGCCCTGCGGCTGCTGGAGGACGACGGCGATCCCCTGCGCGCCGCCTGGTTCTGGGTCCAGCGCTCCCGGCTGGTCCAGGCCCAGTCCCGCGGCGACGGCTGGCAGGAACTGGCCACCGCCCAGGACCTGGTGCGCGGACTCCCGCCGTCCGAGGTGCACGCCGAGGTCCTCTCCACCGTCGCCGGCTGGGCGATGCTGCACGAACCCGGCCCGGACGCCTTCTCCGCCGCCGAGCGCGCGGTGGAGTACGCCCGCATGGTCGGCGCCCGCGAGATGGAGCTGAACGCCCGCCTCACCGTCGGCTGTCTCATGGTCGACGCGGGCGACACCGAGGCCGGGCTGAGCGAGCTGTACGAGGTCAAGGACCGGGCCGTCGCCGAGGGCATGCGCTACGTGGCGAGCCGGGCGCATGTGAACCTCCCCTCGGAACTGGAGGCCGTCGGCCGCTCCCGGGAGGCGATCCCCCTCCTCCAGGAGGGCCTCGCCTACGCCCGCAAGTACGGACTGCTGGACTCCGAGGCCTACATGTGGGGCAACCTCTCCGACTCGCTGTACTCACTGGGCCGTTGGCCCGAGGCCGCCGAGGCCGCGGAGAGCGCCCTCAGGGTGGGACACAGCGCCAAGCCCCAGGGCTCCGGCGCACTGCGCCTGGCGCATCTGGCCCTCGGCCGCGGCGACGTGACCACGGCCGCAGCCCAACTGGCCACCGCCCGGACCTACTACGGCACTCACGATCCGATGCCGCAGCAGGCGCTGCCGCTCGCCCGCATCGTCATCGGAGTGGCCGCGGCGGAGGGCCGCCTCCTGGACGCCCGCGCCGAACTGGACCGCGTCCTCGACGCCGGCTTCCAGCCCGGCACCCAGCGCTACGGCTGGTCGATGCTGCTGGCCGCCGCCGTCGCCGAGGCAGACGCCCGCGAGCTGCCCGCCGTACCCGCCGTCGAGGCGGGCCGGGCCGACGTCCTGGACCGCATCCTCGCCACCGTCAAGAAACTCACCACCGGCGCACCCGTCTGGCTCGCCTTCGAGCAGTGGGTCCGCGCCGAGGTCCGGCACGCCGAGGGCCAGGACGACCCCGAGCCCTGGTCGGAGGTGGTCACCGCCTTCGAGACCCTGGACCGGCCCTACGACCTCGCCCGCGTCCGGTACCGGCTGGCCCAGGCCCTGCTGACCGGGGGCGGGGAGCCCGAGCGGGCCCGCGCCACGGAACTGCTCCGCCTCGTCCACGCCGTCGCCGAGCACCTCGGAGCCCGCCCCCTCGCCGAATCCGCCACCCGGCTGGCCCAGCGCGCCCGGCTCTCCCTGAACGGCACCCGGAGCCTGCCCGGAGCCCGGGGCCGCGCCCGGGCGGGCAACGGCGCCGCCGAGGACCCGGCCCGGTCCCTCGGCCTCACCGGCCGGGAGCAGGATGTCCTGCGCCTGGTCTCCGCCGGCCGCACCAACCGCCAGATCGCCGAGGAACTCTTCATCTCCCCGAAGACGGCCAGCGTCCACGTCTCCAACATCCTGGCCAAGCTCGGTGTCTCCGGACGAGGAGAGGCGGCGGCGGTGGCGCACCGGCTGGGGCTGTTCCCCGCCGAATCGCTCACCGCGCGGACCGCGACGTGA
- a CDS encoding PQQ-dependent sugar dehydrogenase, whose amino-acid sequence MQRRAVSAVLAAAALVLTAGCSSDGGGGGAPTDSGSTTPGSTAPGSSPSRAADQGPPAKGSVKVLRTVAEGLNTPWGLAPLPEGDLLVSSRDERTITRIDGQSGKKTVLGEVPGVSPAGEGGLMGLALSPDYASDHMVYAYFTSAGDNRIVRMLYDEQKPTGEQLGAPDTVFRGIPKGYIHNGGRIAFGPDKMLYAGTGESGDTGLSQDTKSLGGKILRMTPEGEPAPGNPFPDSTVYSYGHRNVQGLAWDSQQRLFAAEFGQDTWDELNAIKPGDNYGWPEAEGRSSDSKYHNPLAQWGTDDASPSGIAQAEGSIWMAGLKGKRLWRIPLKGTEAAADPQAFLEDEYGRLRTVVSAGGDKLWLVTSNTDGRGDPKEGDDRILEIQVS is encoded by the coding sequence GTGCAACGTCGAGCTGTGTCGGCCGTACTGGCCGCTGCCGCGCTCGTGCTGACGGCCGGCTGCTCCTCCGACGGCGGAGGCGGTGGAGCACCGACCGACAGTGGGAGCACGACACCCGGGAGCACTGCGCCGGGGTCCTCGCCGTCCCGGGCGGCGGATCAGGGGCCCCCGGCAAAGGGCTCGGTCAAGGTGCTCCGCACTGTCGCCGAGGGCCTGAACACCCCCTGGGGCCTGGCCCCGCTGCCGGAGGGCGATCTGCTGGTCTCCTCGCGTGACGAGCGGACGATCACGCGGATCGACGGGCAGTCGGGGAAGAAGACCGTACTGGGCGAGGTACCGGGGGTCTCCCCGGCGGGCGAGGGCGGCCTCATGGGCCTCGCCCTGTCCCCGGACTACGCCTCGGACCACATGGTCTACGCGTACTTCACCTCGGCCGGGGACAACCGCATCGTCCGGATGCTCTACGACGAGCAGAAGCCGACAGGCGAGCAGCTGGGCGCCCCGGACACGGTGTTCAGGGGCATCCCCAAGGGCTACATCCACAACGGCGGACGGATCGCCTTCGGCCCGGACAAGATGCTGTACGCGGGCACGGGCGAGAGCGGTGACACCGGTCTGTCCCAGGACACCAAGTCCCTGGGCGGCAAGATCCTGCGGATGACCCCGGAGGGCGAGCCGGCTCCGGGCAACCCGTTCCCCGACTCCACCGTGTACTCCTACGGTCACCGCAATGTGCAGGGCCTGGCCTGGGACTCCCAACAGCGCCTGTTCGCCGCGGAGTTCGGCCAGGACACCTGGGACGAGCTGAACGCGATCAAGCCGGGCGACAACTACGGCTGGCCGGAGGCGGAGGGCAGGTCGAGCGACTCCAAGTACCACAACCCGCTGGCCCAGTGGGGCACCGACGACGCCTCCCCCAGCGGCATAGCCCAGGCCGAGGGCTCGATCTGGATGGCGGGTCTGAAGGGCAAGCGCCTGTGGCGCATCCCCCTCAAGGGCACGGAGGCCGCGGCCGACCCGCAGGCCTTCCTGGAGGACGAGTACGGCCGCCTGCGCACAGTGGTATCGGCAGGCGGCGACAAGCTGTGGCTGGTCACCAGCAACACGGACGGGCGGGGCGACCCGAAGGAGGGCGACGACCGGATCCTGGAGATACAGGTCAGCTAG